Proteins encoded by one window of Nocardia goodfellowii:
- a CDS encoding SDR family oxidoreductase produces MTGPADLDTDVVVVGAGPVGLLLAGDLAHGGVRVTVVEQLAVPTTESRASTLHARTMDLLAERGILGRLGRLGRLPQGGPGHFGGIQLELTDADPAHPYAGQWKCPQARLEAVLQDRVVEAGGHVARGQRVVGLSVSDDRVRVAIVTAAGLRRSMAAAYVVGCDGERSTVRALAGFDFAGTAATKEMLRADVAGLDLPSRRFERLANGLATAARWPDGSTRVMVHVYGAEPRAGQAEPGFDEIADAWAKVTGEAIGHGNPLWCNVFDDTSRQVTEYRRGRVLLAGDAAHRQLPVGGQALNLGLQDAAELGGRLAGRITGTGGDELLDGYHRARHRTGARTLTNIRAQTLLLLGGPEVEPVRELFTELMRSDPVRARLARMISGLPEPGPKHPINRKETTIMGSLTNKTALVTGSSRGIGRATAQRLAAKGALVVVHYAGNETAARETVESIENDGGRAFSVRAELGVPGDVHELFLGVEHGLKERTGQTTLDILINNAGVTTPAGVAPEEVSAQEFDRLFAVNAKAPFFIVQRALSLLPDGGRIVNISSGLTRFANPEQVAYSMTKGAVEQITLHFARYLAPRAITVNSVAPGITNNGSALFDIPEAVEQMSQISAFKRVGEAVEVADVVTFLATDEARWITGAFIDATGGTLLG; encoded by the coding sequence ATGACCGGGCCGGCGGATCTCGACACCGACGTGGTGGTCGTCGGTGCGGGCCCGGTCGGGCTGTTGCTGGCCGGGGACCTGGCACACGGCGGAGTCCGGGTCACGGTGGTCGAGCAGCTGGCCGTACCCACTACCGAATCGCGAGCCTCGACACTGCACGCGCGCACCATGGACCTGCTGGCTGAACGCGGCATACTCGGCCGGCTCGGCCGGCTCGGCCGATTGCCCCAGGGCGGTCCCGGCCACTTCGGTGGCATCCAGCTCGAGCTGACCGATGCCGATCCGGCGCATCCCTATGCGGGCCAATGGAAATGCCCGCAGGCCCGGCTCGAAGCCGTGCTGCAGGACCGGGTCGTCGAGGCGGGTGGTCACGTGGCGCGCGGACAGCGGGTGGTCGGGCTGAGCGTCTCCGATGATCGAGTCCGGGTCGCGATCGTGACCGCCGCGGGCCTGCGGCGGTCGATGGCGGCCGCCTACGTCGTCGGCTGCGACGGCGAGCGGAGCACGGTGCGTGCGCTGGCCGGGTTCGACTTCGCCGGGACCGCGGCCACCAAGGAGATGCTGCGTGCCGACGTGGCCGGGCTCGACCTTCCGTCCCGGCGTTTCGAGCGGCTTGCCAACGGGCTCGCGACCGCCGCGCGCTGGCCCGACGGCAGCACCCGGGTGATGGTGCATGTGTATGGCGCCGAACCCCGGGCGGGGCAGGCCGAACCCGGATTCGACGAGATCGCCGACGCGTGGGCGAAGGTCACCGGTGAAGCCATCGGTCATGGAAATCCACTGTGGTGCAACGTTTTCGACGACACCAGTCGTCAAGTCACCGAGTACCGGCGGGGCCGGGTACTCCTGGCCGGCGATGCCGCCCATCGGCAGCTACCGGTCGGCGGGCAGGCCCTCAACCTCGGCCTGCAGGACGCCGCCGAACTCGGCGGCCGGCTCGCCGGGCGGATCACCGGCACGGGCGGCGACGAACTCCTCGACGGCTACCACCGTGCCCGGCACCGTACCGGCGCCCGCACCTTGACCAACATCCGGGCGCAGACCCTGCTGCTGCTCGGTGGCCCCGAGGTCGAACCGGTCCGGGAGCTGTTCACCGAGCTCATGCGCTCGGACCCGGTCCGCGCCCGGCTGGCGCGCATGATCAGCGGCCTGCCCGAACCAGGCCCGAAACACCCCATCAACCGCAAGGAGACAACCATCATGGGCAGCCTGACGAACAAGACCGCACTGGTCACCGGGTCGAGCCGAGGCATCGGACGGGCCACGGCGCAGCGCCTCGCTGCCAAAGGCGCGCTGGTCGTCGTGCACTACGCGGGCAACGAGACAGCCGCGCGGGAAACCGTCGAGTCGATCGAGAACGACGGCGGCCGAGCGTTTTCCGTTCGTGCCGAGCTGGGTGTGCCCGGCGACGTGCACGAGCTGTTCCTCGGAGTGGAACACGGTCTCAAGGAGCGCACCGGACAGACGACGCTCGACATCCTGATCAACAACGCGGGCGTGACCACCCCGGCGGGAGTCGCCCCGGAAGAGGTGAGCGCCCAGGAATTCGACCGGCTTTTCGCGGTGAACGCCAAAGCGCCGTTCTTCATCGTGCAGCGAGCACTGAGTCTGCTGCCCGACGGCGGCCGCATCGTCAACATCTCTTCTGGGCTGACCCGATTCGCCAATCCCGAGCAGGTGGCCTATTCGATGACAAAGGGCGCGGTCGAGCAGATCACGCTGCACTTCGCCCGCTATCTGGCGCCGCGTGCCATCACGGTCAACAGCGTCGCGCCGGGCATCACCAACAACGGCAGCGCCTTGTTCGACATCCCGGAGGCGGTCGAGCAGATGTCGCAGATATCGGCGTTCAAACGGGTCGGTGAGGCCGTCGAGGTCGCCGACGTGGTGACTTTCCTGGCGACCGACGAGGCGCGCTGGATCACCGGCGCGTTCATCGACGCCACCGGCGGGACGCTACTCGGCTGA
- a CDS encoding phosphopantetheine-binding protein, which translates to MPFTLEDLRRILREGSGDTGLLDGDIDELEFEELGYESLALLETTGRIKREFGVALDDEEAAAASTPRALVALVNAHLLGASQPG; encoded by the coding sequence ATGCCATTCACCCTCGAAGATCTCCGGCGCATCCTGCGGGAGGGCTCCGGCGACACCGGCCTGCTGGACGGCGACATCGACGAGCTCGAGTTCGAAGAACTCGGCTACGAATCGCTGGCACTGCTGGAGACGACCGGCCGCATCAAACGCGAATTCGGCGTCGCCCTCGACGACGAGGAGGCGGCCGCGGCGAGTACGCCGCGGGCCCTGGTGGCCCTGGTCAACGCGCACCTGCTCGGCGCCTCCCAGCCCGGCTGA
- a CDS encoding acyl-CoA carboxylase subunit beta, with translation MTTVQEPTRFTDRLDDLDRRKQDARSGPDQAATDRQHAKGKLTARERIDLLLDPGTFVEVEPLRRHLATGFGMEARRPYTDGVVTGWGKVDGRTVFVYAADFRIFGGALGAAHAQKIHKIMDMAITAGAPLVSLNDGAGARIQEGVTALAGYGGIFRRNTRASGVIPQISVMLGPCAGGAAYSPALTDFVFVVREISQMFITGPEVVRTVTGANVTMDGLGGADVHGSTSGVAHFVHDDEQSCLAEVRLLLSMLPGNNRELPPVAFTADPADRKADALLDLVPLDGNRPYDIREVIAEIVDDGEYLEVQALWAGNLVCALARLDGHVVGVVASQPMVLAGVLDIDASEKGARFVQFCDAFNIPLLTLVDVPGFLPGVDQEHGGIIRRGAKLLYAYCNATVPRVSLVLRKAYGGAYIVMDSLSIGTDLALAWPTNEIAVMGAEAAADVVFRREIAAAADPAATRDLKIAEYRSELVHPYYSAERGLVDDVIDPRDTRGIVIRAFAMLQGKDTDLPRRKHGNPPQ, from the coding sequence ATGACCACAGTGCAGGAACCGACACGGTTCACCGACCGGCTCGACGACCTGGACCGGCGCAAGCAGGACGCCCGGTCCGGGCCGGACCAGGCGGCCACCGACCGCCAGCACGCCAAGGGCAAGCTGACCGCCCGCGAACGCATCGATCTGTTGCTGGACCCGGGCACCTTCGTGGAGGTCGAACCGCTGCGGCGGCACCTCGCCACCGGCTTCGGCATGGAGGCTCGACGTCCGTACACCGACGGCGTGGTCACGGGCTGGGGAAAGGTCGACGGGCGCACCGTCTTCGTCTACGCCGCCGATTTCCGCATCTTCGGCGGAGCGCTCGGCGCGGCGCACGCGCAGAAGATCCACAAGATCATGGATATGGCGATCACCGCCGGGGCACCACTGGTGTCGCTCAATGATGGTGCGGGCGCGCGCATTCAGGAGGGTGTCACCGCCCTGGCCGGCTATGGCGGCATCTTCCGGCGCAACACCCGCGCCTCCGGTGTGATTCCGCAGATCAGCGTCATGCTCGGACCCTGCGCCGGGGGCGCGGCATATTCGCCCGCGCTCACCGATTTCGTCTTCGTCGTCCGCGAGATCTCGCAGATGTTCATCACCGGCCCCGAGGTGGTCCGCACAGTGACCGGGGCGAACGTGACCATGGACGGTCTCGGCGGCGCCGATGTGCACGGAAGCACTTCTGGCGTAGCGCATTTCGTCCACGATGACGAGCAGTCCTGCCTGGCGGAGGTGCGGCTGCTGCTCTCGATGCTGCCCGGCAACAACCGGGAGCTGCCGCCGGTGGCTTTCACCGCCGATCCGGCCGACCGGAAAGCGGACGCCCTGCTGGACCTGGTGCCACTGGATGGCAACCGGCCCTACGACATTCGAGAGGTAATCGCCGAAATCGTCGACGACGGTGAGTATCTGGAAGTGCAAGCGTTGTGGGCGGGCAACCTGGTGTGCGCGCTGGCCAGGCTCGACGGTCACGTCGTCGGCGTGGTCGCGAGCCAGCCGATGGTGCTGGCCGGGGTACTCGATATCGACGCGAGCGAGAAAGGCGCGCGGTTCGTGCAGTTCTGCGACGCCTTCAATATTCCGCTGCTGACGTTGGTCGACGTGCCCGGGTTCCTGCCAGGCGTCGACCAAGAACACGGCGGCATCATCCGGCGCGGCGCGAAGCTGCTCTACGCCTACTGCAACGCCACCGTGCCGCGAGTCTCGCTGGTCTTGCGCAAGGCGTATGGCGGGGCGTACATCGTGATGGACTCGCTGTCCATCGGTACGGATCTGGCGCTGGCCTGGCCGACCAACGAGATCGCGGTAATGGGTGCCGAGGCCGCCGCCGACGTGGTGTTTCGCCGGGAGATCGCGGCCGCGGCCGATCCTGCGGCCACTCGCGATCTGAAGATCGCCGAATACCGCAGCGAACTGGTGCATCCGTACTACTCCGCCGAGCGCGGCCTGGTCGACGATGTCATCGACCCCCGCGACACCCGCGGCATCGTGATCCGCGCTTTCGCGATGTTGCAGGGCAAGGACACCGACTTGCCGCGCCGCAAGCACGGGAATCCGCCGCAATGA
- a CDS encoding alpha/beta fold hydrolase: MVELAASLGVTIHDPAPPREIGFSRADCRLHGLDWGGTRFPVLLLHGGRLTAHTWDFVCLGLRGAARLVALDLRGHGDSDWSGDYRIETMAADVVAAAEYLGFDRFVLVGMSLGGVVAAHVAGRWPDRVQRLALIDIAPGVDFESTRRMRAFITGLGPVRELDTVVRAAMRVNPRANRAAVTYRMSTLFRRAPHGDWVPKADPRPPDFPAVLAAIDRLPAQLTRVPVLLVRGARSRALPQAAAEQLIERIPDGQLVVIPDAGHNVQEDNPAALVTALRAFLTRGPSNDLSHT, from the coding sequence ATGGTCGAGTTGGCGGCGTCGCTGGGTGTCACGATCCATGATCCGGCGCCGCCTCGGGAGATCGGATTCTCCCGGGCGGACTGCCGGCTGCACGGATTGGATTGGGGTGGAACACGATTCCCGGTACTGCTGCTGCACGGCGGCAGATTGACCGCGCACACTTGGGATTTCGTCTGCCTGGGCCTGCGCGGTGCCGCTCGGTTGGTCGCACTGGATCTGCGTGGACACGGTGACAGCGACTGGTCCGGCGACTACCGCATCGAGACCATGGCGGCGGATGTCGTCGCGGCTGCCGAGTATTTGGGTTTCGACCGGTTCGTGCTGGTCGGAATGTCACTCGGCGGCGTGGTCGCGGCCCACGTCGCCGGCCGGTGGCCCGACCGGGTGCAGCGGCTGGCGCTCATCGATATCGCACCCGGCGTGGACTTCGAAAGCACCCGGCGAATGCGGGCATTCATCACCGGGCTCGGCCCGGTGCGGGAACTCGACACGGTGGTTCGGGCCGCGATGCGGGTCAATCCACGTGCCAACCGAGCGGCGGTCACCTATCGCATGAGCACGCTGTTTCGCCGTGCGCCCCATGGCGATTGGGTGCCGAAGGCCGATCCGAGGCCGCCCGATTTCCCTGCCGTTCTCGCGGCCATCGACCGGCTGCCCGCGCAACTGACCCGGGTGCCGGTGCTCCTGGTGCGTGGCGCACGCAGCAGGGCGCTCCCGCAAGCCGCCGCCGAACAGCTGATCGAGCGCATTCCGGACGGGCAACTCGTGGTAATACCGGACGCGGGGCACAACGTCCAGGAGGACAATCCGGCCGCGCTGGTCACCGCGTTGCGCGCCTTCTTGACCCGCGGACCGTCCAACGATCTGTCGCACACCTGA
- a CDS encoding aromatase/cyclase has protein sequence MSAHTREVEHAITVQAPAGEVYRMLAEVENWPRLFPPSVYVDRIEQTGNEERIRIWATANGVPKNWVSRRVLDPESHRITFWQEVSAPPVAQMNGTWIIEDQGERRTRLRLLHSYRAVDDDPAGLDWIERAVDENSRAELPGLKAAVESAVRTSELTLSFVDSVQVNGSAKDMFDFVNEANRWTERLPHVDAVELTESAPGLQVLRMQTLTKDGSSHTTESVRVCFPHHRIAYKQTTLPALMDLHTGYWQFDADADGGTTASSQHTVIINADRITEILGPDAGIAEARTFIRDALGNNSRATLAHAKAYAEERR, from the coding sequence ATGAGCGCACACACGCGTGAGGTCGAGCACGCCATCACCGTGCAGGCACCGGCCGGTGAGGTCTATCGCATGCTCGCCGAGGTGGAGAACTGGCCGCGGTTGTTCCCGCCGTCGGTCTACGTCGATCGGATCGAGCAGACCGGCAACGAGGAACGCATCCGGATCTGGGCGACGGCCAACGGTGTACCCAAGAACTGGGTGTCACGGCGCGTCCTGGACCCGGAGTCTCATCGAATCACGTTCTGGCAGGAGGTTTCCGCGCCGCCGGTAGCGCAGATGAACGGCACCTGGATCATCGAGGACCAGGGCGAGCGGCGGACCCGGCTACGGCTGCTGCACAGCTATCGCGCGGTCGACGACGATCCAGCGGGGCTGGACTGGATCGAGCGGGCGGTCGACGAGAACAGCAGGGCCGAATTACCCGGCTTGAAGGCGGCGGTCGAGTCGGCCGTGCGGACCAGCGAGCTGACCCTGTCCTTCGTGGATTCGGTCCAGGTCAACGGCTCGGCCAAGGACATGTTCGACTTCGTCAACGAGGCGAACCGGTGGACCGAGCGGTTGCCGCACGTCGACGCCGTCGAGCTGACCGAGTCCGCTCCGGGCCTGCAGGTGCTGCGCATGCAGACCCTGACCAAGGACGGTTCGAGTCACACCACCGAGTCGGTCCGGGTCTGCTTCCCGCACCACCGCATCGCCTACAAGCAGACAACCCTGCCCGCCCTGATGGATCTGCATACCGGGTACTGGCAGTTCGATGCGGATGCCGACGGCGGCACCACCGCCTCCTCGCAGCACACGGTGATCATCAACGCCGATCGGATCACCGAGATCCTCGGCCCGGACGCTGGCATCGCGGAGGCGCGCACGTTCATCCGCGACGCCCTCGGCAACAACAGTCGCGCCACCTTGGCGCACGCCAAAGCGTATGCGGAAGAACGGCGTTGA
- a CDS encoding LLM class flavin-dependent oxidoreductase: MDVGLLFDLRNPVAWQRPWADRYARTLELCEEAEQRGADGVWFTEHHLFDDGYLPQPLTFAAAVAARTRTVRIGTAVVLPALRAPAHLAEEAALVDLISGGRLELGLGAGYRVPEYQLFGADFGRRFARTGENIAEIRRLWETGGVTPGPIQQPVPLWGGFYGPRGARLAGRLGIGLLHISHDLFAHYRAGLAEGGHDPETARVSDLLPVLLADDPEAAWARVAPHLVHQMNSYRQLSVEGTDLPRPPLLEAAELRQRPADGSWAALEILTPEQAAARIHERTAGLPVRHLIFWADIAGMPDDLVVRNIELVSTRLPPLLEKQFAQGGAVDERITS; this comes from the coding sequence ATGGATGTCGGACTGCTCTTCGATCTGCGAAATCCCGTCGCCTGGCAGCGGCCCTGGGCCGACCGCTACGCCCGCACCCTCGAGCTCTGCGAAGAAGCGGAGCAGCGCGGCGCGGATGGAGTCTGGTTCACCGAACATCACCTGTTCGACGACGGATACCTACCGCAACCGCTGACCTTCGCCGCCGCGGTCGCGGCCCGCACGCGCACCGTGCGCATCGGCACCGCGGTCGTGCTCCCGGCGCTGCGTGCGCCCGCCCACCTCGCCGAGGAGGCGGCCCTGGTCGACCTGATCAGCGGTGGACGGCTCGAGCTCGGTCTCGGAGCTGGTTACCGGGTGCCCGAATATCAGCTGTTCGGTGCCGATTTCGGCCGCCGGTTCGCCCGCACCGGCGAGAACATCGCCGAGATCCGGCGATTGTGGGAGACCGGCGGCGTCACCCCGGGACCGATACAGCAGCCGGTGCCGCTGTGGGGCGGTTTCTACGGTCCGCGTGGCGCACGCCTGGCGGGCCGGCTCGGCATCGGGCTGCTGCACATCTCCCACGACTTGTTCGCGCACTATCGCGCGGGACTGGCGGAGGGCGGCCATGATCCGGAGACCGCGCGGGTCTCGGACCTGCTTCCGGTGTTGCTCGCCGATGACCCCGAGGCCGCATGGGCCCGCGTCGCCCCGCACCTGGTGCACCAGATGAACTCCTACCGCCAGCTCTCGGTCGAGGGCACCGACCTGCCGCGGCCGCCCCTGCTCGAAGCCGCGGAATTGCGGCAGCGCCCGGCCGACGGTTCATGGGCCGCCCTGGAGATCCTGACGCCGGAGCAGGCGGCCGCGCGGATCCACGAACGGACGGCCGGGCTGCCGGTACGGCACCTGATCTTCTGGGCTGACATCGCCGGGATGCCCGACGATCTGGTTGTCCGCAATATCGAGTTGGTCAGTACGCGACTTCCGCCGCTATTGGAAAAGCAGTTCGCGCAGGGAGGCGCGGTCGATGAACGAATTACCAGCTAG
- the fabG gene encoding 3-oxoacyl-ACP reductase FabG, which yields MSRDDRVALVTGATSGIGLASVRQLAEQGHRVFLCARDKEAVSDTVARLRDAGLDVDGTTADVRSQEDISALVRAAVDRFGPIDVLVNNAGRSGGGVTADIPDELWFDVIATNLHSVFLITREVLTSGGMRAKQRGRIINIASTAGKQGVVLGAPYSASKHGVVGFTKALGNELAPTGITVNAVCPGYVETPMAQRVRSGYAEAWDTTEDAILAKFQAKIPLGRYSTPQEVAGLVGYLASDLAASITAQALNVCGGLGNF from the coding sequence ATGTCTCGAGACGACAGGGTGGCATTGGTCACCGGCGCGACCAGCGGCATCGGCTTGGCGTCGGTACGGCAACTGGCCGAGCAGGGACACCGGGTGTTTCTCTGCGCCCGCGACAAGGAAGCCGTCAGCGATACCGTGGCGCGATTACGCGACGCGGGCCTCGACGTCGACGGCACTACCGCCGATGTTCGTTCGCAGGAGGACATTTCGGCCCTGGTACGCGCGGCGGTCGACCGGTTCGGTCCGATCGACGTGCTGGTCAACAACGCGGGCCGCAGTGGGGGCGGGGTGACCGCCGACATCCCGGACGAACTGTGGTTCGACGTGATCGCGACCAACCTGCACAGCGTCTTCCTGATCACCCGCGAAGTTCTCACCAGCGGCGGGATGCGCGCGAAGCAGCGCGGCCGAATCATCAACATCGCCTCCACCGCCGGAAAACAGGGCGTCGTGCTCGGTGCGCCCTATTCGGCGTCCAAACACGGCGTCGTCGGCTTCACCAAGGCACTCGGCAACGAGCTGGCTCCGACCGGGATCACCGTCAACGCGGTCTGCCCGGGGTACGTGGAAACGCCCATGGCGCAACGAGTCCGGAGCGGATACGCCGAGGCCTGGGACACCACCGAAGACGCCATCCTGGCGAAATTCCAGGCCAAGATCCCGCTCGGTCGCTATTCGACGCCGCAGGAGGTCGCGGGCCTGGTCGGCTACCTGGCCTCCGACCTCGCCGCCTCCATCACCGCACAGGCACTCAATGTCTGTGGGGGCCTGGGCAACTTCTGA
- the fabD gene encoding ACP S-malonyltransferase, whose product MNELPASPTAAPRSLGLFPGQGSQRPGMAAWITDHPVAEKVLRRADEILGIPLRKLCTAGTAAELRATDVTQPAVVATSLALMAVRRQRGWTPAAVAGHSLGEFTALAIAGVLDEESVLRLVRRRGELMAEVSARSDGAMSAVIGLPHEQVETLCATVEVGLVAVANYNQPAQTVVSGHTVAVAALEDLARAAGALKVVRLKVGGPFHCALMGEIADEFGAELDRYTMRPPTIPVFSAVTADHVDDPAQIRALLRTQLVTPVRWVETIRRAVSEGYDELVELGPGQVLTGFSRRIAPSISSMTVSAP is encoded by the coding sequence ATGAACGAATTACCAGCTAGTCCCACGGCGGCGCCGCGCTCACTCGGCCTGTTCCCGGGCCAAGGCTCGCAACGGCCCGGCATGGCGGCCTGGATCACCGACCACCCGGTCGCCGAGAAAGTGCTGCGGCGGGCCGACGAGATCCTCGGGATCCCGCTGCGGAAACTCTGCACAGCGGGGACCGCGGCGGAGTTGCGAGCCACCGACGTCACCCAACCGGCTGTCGTCGCAACGAGTCTCGCGTTGATGGCGGTCCGCAGACAGCGTGGCTGGACACCGGCCGCGGTAGCGGGACACAGCCTGGGCGAATTCACCGCCCTGGCGATTGCCGGTGTCCTGGACGAGGAGTCGGTGCTCCGGCTGGTGCGCCGGCGTGGTGAGTTGATGGCCGAGGTTTCCGCGAGATCAGACGGTGCGATGAGCGCGGTCATCGGCCTGCCCCACGAACAGGTCGAAACCCTGTGCGCGACAGTCGAAGTCGGTCTGGTCGCGGTCGCGAACTACAATCAACCCGCCCAGACTGTGGTTTCCGGCCACACCGTCGCGGTCGCGGCGCTGGAGGACCTCGCCCGCGCCGCGGGCGCCCTGAAGGTGGTGCGGCTCAAGGTAGGCGGCCCATTCCATTGCGCACTCATGGGTGAGATCGCCGACGAATTCGGCGCCGAGCTCGACCGATACACAATGCGTCCGCCGACGATACCCGTCTTCAGCGCGGTCACCGCCGACCACGTCGACGATCCCGCCCAGATCCGAGCTCTCCTGCGCACGCAACTCGTCACCCCTGTGCGCTGGGTGGAGACCATCCGCCGAGCGGTCTCCGAAGGGTACGACGAACTGGTGGAGCTGGGCCCGGGTCAGGTCCTCACCGGCTTCTCCCGCCGCATCGCCCCGTCCATCTCGTCGATGACCGTCTCGGCCCCATAG
- a CDS encoding acyl-CoA carboxylase subunit epsilon, which yields MSAVFLRIEKGTADPVELGVLTALLYARARAAAAAAPVPARGTARWRRLERHPGFADPRAWTNTTTG from the coding sequence ATGAGCGCCGTATTCCTACGGATCGAGAAGGGCACGGCCGATCCGGTCGAACTCGGGGTGCTCACCGCGCTGCTCTATGCCAGGGCACGCGCCGCCGCAGCCGCTGCCCCGGTGCCGGCGCGCGGCACCGCACGCTGGCGCCGGCTCGAACGACACCCAGGGTTCGCTGATCCCCGGGCCTGGACGAACACCACGACCGGTTGA